A genomic stretch from Chitinophaga agri includes:
- a CDS encoding DMT family protein has product MRTVILLLISNTFMTFAWYGHLKFENVPLWKVILVSWGIAFFEYCFMVPANRFGAQEGFTGFQLKTIQEVITLTVFSLFAIFILKEPLRWNYLVSFVFILGAVYFMFKK; this is encoded by the coding sequence ATGCGTACAGTTATTCTTCTATTGATTTCCAACACTTTTATGACCTTCGCCTGGTATGGCCACCTGAAATTTGAAAACGTTCCGCTCTGGAAGGTCATCCTTGTCAGCTGGGGAATCGCTTTCTTCGAATACTGCTTCATGGTGCCCGCTAACCGCTTTGGCGCACAGGAAGGATTTACCGGCTTCCAGCTGAAAACGATCCAGGAAGTAATCACCCTAACGGTCTTCAGTCTTTTCGCCATCTTCATCCTGAAGGAACCATTACGCTGGAACTATCTGGTGTCCTTCGTATTCATTCTTGGTGCGGTCTACTTCATGTTTAAAAAGTAG
- a CDS encoding FecR family protein, with protein MKQQPDIDVVIRYLEEPGHEEHKRSLDEWLQLDAANLDIFLETKALWQGEVLPATGSYDIAHQWQLLDAQLTATSLPPVTVTVPPVQAVPTPSKGKARALGTSTWWAAAAAAIVIAAAVIIYRQPAYIAQQTAQNTDSLLLPDGTRLYLNAHTSVKYPRNFQKNSRDIFVQQGEVFVDVKHMPEKPFSVHLKNVDIEVLGTSFDVKETKQGVKVFVQSGKVKAIYRNGKNAVILTPGEEAEMLLAGTTISTRHHRNNNPIAWKTGQLTFVDAPLSEVAEILEDYYKVNIVLKGEGLADKKLLATFHKESLTEVLDILSKTLQVQAVQKDSLVEIY; from the coding sequence ATGAAACAGCAACCTGATATCGATGTCGTTATCCGCTACCTGGAGGAACCAGGGCATGAGGAGCACAAACGTTCACTGGATGAATGGTTGCAGCTAGATGCTGCTAATCTGGACATCTTCCTGGAAACAAAAGCATTGTGGCAGGGAGAAGTTTTACCAGCTACTGGCTCCTACGATATCGCCCATCAATGGCAACTGTTGGATGCACAACTGACAGCTACAAGTCTACCTCCTGTTACTGTTACTGTTCCACCGGTACAGGCCGTTCCGACACCATCCAAAGGCAAGGCGAGAGCATTGGGTACCAGTACATGGTGGGCAGCAGCCGCTGCTGCTATCGTGATCGCTGCGGCGGTGATCATCTACCGCCAGCCTGCCTATATAGCGCAACAAACCGCTCAGAATACAGATAGTCTTTTACTGCCGGACGGCACCCGCTTATATCTGAATGCACATACCAGTGTGAAGTACCCCCGCAATTTTCAGAAGAACAGCAGGGACATATTTGTACAACAGGGTGAAGTATTCGTAGATGTTAAGCATATGCCGGAGAAACCTTTCTCCGTTCACCTGAAAAACGTAGACATTGAAGTGCTCGGAACCTCTTTTGATGTAAAAGAGACCAAACAGGGTGTGAAAGTCTTCGTTCAAAGCGGAAAGGTGAAAGCTATATACCGGAACGGTAAAAATGCTGTCATCCTCACACCCGGTGAAGAAGCAGAAATGCTCCTGGCTGGTACCACGATCAGTACACGTCATCACCGGAACAATAATCCTATAGCCTGGAAAACAGGTCAGCTGACCTTCGTAGACGCTCCGCTCTCCGAAGTGGCAGAAATACTAGAAGATTACTATAAGGTTAATATTGTTCTCAAAGGGGAAGGCCTGGCAGACAAAAAATTGCTGGCTACTTTCCATAAAGAATCTCTCACCGAGGTACTGGACATTCTGTCTAAAACATTACAGGTACAGGCAGTACAAAAAGATAGCCTGGTAGAAATTTATTAG
- a CDS encoding RNA polymerase sigma factor translates to MLPLNNTDIVNGVRNRDKQVFEIVFNQFSPSMFNIALRYLRDQDEAQDVVQDVFLNLWRTADNLDERAPVQHYLARATVNTCLNRIKKTQRQQQYTKEQQFTSTESTVEHLLLEHKELEAQYLSILEKLPDQCRRVFEMSRFKGLSPTEISQQLNISINTVYTHLTTALKKIRLGLLNQQ, encoded by the coding sequence ATGCTGCCGCTCAACAATACAGATATAGTTAATGGGGTCCGGAACAGGGATAAACAGGTATTCGAAATTGTGTTCAATCAGTTTTCACCTTCCATGTTCAATATCGCATTGCGATACTTACGTGACCAGGACGAAGCACAGGATGTTGTGCAGGACGTGTTCCTGAATCTATGGCGCACGGCTGATAATCTGGACGAGCGTGCGCCTGTCCAGCACTATCTGGCCAGGGCTACGGTAAATACCTGCCTGAACCGTATTAAAAAGACCCAGAGACAGCAGCAATACACTAAAGAGCAGCAGTTCACGTCTACGGAATCGACTGTAGAACACCTCCTGCTGGAACATAAAGAATTGGAAGCCCAGTATTTATCTATCCTTGAGAAGCTGCCGGACCAATGCCGCCGGGTATTTGAAATGAGCCGGTTCAAAGGATTGTCTCCTACCGAAATTTCCCAGCAACTGAACATTTCCATCAACACCGTCTATACGCATCTTACCACTGCATTGAAAAAAATCAGACTTGGTCTGTTAAACCAGCAGTAA
- a CDS encoding carboxypeptidase-like regulatory domain-containing protein, which produces MKTTKLGLSALVAMVIGALAFNSFDGGTISGKVTPVDGADEVWAISGMDTLKAPVTDGAFSVQPAKAGTYTVIIDAKDPYKDATLKDVKVEDGKVTDLGEIKLD; this is translated from the coding sequence ATGAAAACGACAAAGTTAGGCCTATCGGCACTTGTCGCCATGGTTATTGGAGCATTGGCCTTCAATTCCTTTGACGGGGGAACCATTAGTGGCAAAGTGACGCCGGTAGACGGAGCCGACGAAGTCTGGGCTATCTCAGGCATGGACACATTGAAAGCTCCAGTTACCGACGGCGCTTTTTCAGTACAGCCTGCGAAAGCAGGAACCTATACCGTGATTATCGACGCTAAAGATCCTTATAAAGACGCCACCCTTAAAGATGTGAAAGTCGAAGACGGCAAAGTAACAGACCTGGGGGAAATAAAGCTGGACTAA